A genomic window from Gossypium hirsutum isolate 1008001.06 chromosome D12, Gossypium_hirsutum_v2.1, whole genome shotgun sequence includes:
- the LOC121224395 gene encoding cytokinin hydroxylase — MGVFLLFQIFFTIATISFSLHFFSTLIFSCWVLPIRAYKKIKKNGFTGPIPSFPMGNITEMKNSMNINVSSSLNVVSHDIHSTVFPYFARWQKSYGKLFIYWLGMEPFLYVAEPEFLKNMSAGVLGKSWGKPKVFKHDREPMFGSGLVMVEGDEWVRHRHVITPAFSPSNLKAMASLMVEPTTKMLDQWATLISSGYLEIDVEREITTTAGEIIARTSFGLSYQNGNKVFEKLRAMQITLFNSNRYVGVPFSKWMCPKKNLEAKRLGKEIDQLLLSIIDARKKSLDIGTSPQKDLLGLLMEGSLVDGRSGKSLTARELVDECKTFFFGGHETTALALTWTLLLLAMYPDWQNQLRDEIKQVIGDGEIDFTKLADLKKMGWVMKEVLRLYSPAPNAQRQAREDIKVDDIVIPNGTNIWIDVVAMHHDPTLWGDDVNEFKPERFKDDHLYGGCKHKMGFLPFGFGGRMCVGKNLTMMEYKVIVTLMLTRFSFSLSSNYRHSPSILLSLRPRYGLPLLVKPL, encoded by the exons ATGGGGGTTTTCctgttatttcaaatttttttcaccATAGCCACCATAagtttttctcttcatttcttctcCACATTGATATTCTCATGCTGGGTTCTACCCATTAGAGCTtacaaaaagattaaaaaaaatggaTTTACAGGTCCAATCCCTAGTTTTCCAATGGGAAACATCACAGAGATGAAAAACAGTATGAATATAAACGTTTCTTCTTCACTTAATGTTGTTTCCCACGATATACACTCCACTGTGTTTCCTTATTTTGCTCGTTGGCAGAAATCAtatg GGAAATTGTTCATATACTGGCTGGGGATGGAGCCGTTTTTGTACGTTGCAGAACCGGAGTTTTTAAAGAACATGTCGGCGGGAGTGTTGGGAAAGAGTTGGGGGAAACCCAAAGTGTTTAAACATGATAGGGAGCCTATGTTTGGAAGTGGGTTGGTGATGGTTGAAGGAGATGAGTGGGTTCGCCATCGCCATGTTATTACGCCTGCATTTTCTCCTTCTAACTTAAAG GCTATGGCAAGCTTGATGGTGGAACCGACAACGAAGATGCTAGACCAATGGGCTACTCTAATAAGCTCTGGTTATCTCGAAATCGACGTCGAAAGGGAAATCACAACGACCGCAGGGGAGATCATCGCGAGGACCAGCTTCGGGTTGAGTTACCAAAATGGGAACAAAGTGTTTGAAAAACTAAGAGCAATGCAAATCACACTTTTCAACTCCAACCGTTATGTTGGCGTTCCATTTAGCAAATGGATGTGCCCTAAGAAAAACCTAGAAGCCAAGAGACTCGGAAAAGAAATCGACCAATTGCTTTTATCTATAATCGATGCTCGTAAAAAGAGTTTGGATATTGGGACGTCCCCTCAGAAGGATTTGTTGGGTTTGTTGATGGAAGGTAGCCTCGTTGACGGACGGTCGGGGAAGAGCTTGACAGCGAGGGAGCTTGTCGACGAGTGCAAGACTTTCTTCTTCGGCGGCCATGAAACCACTGCATTGGCACTCACTTGGACATTGTTGCTTTTGGCCATGTATCCCGATTGGCAAAACCAATTGAGGGACGAAATTAAACAAGTGATTGGAGATGGAGAGATCGATTTCACTAAGCTTGCTGACTTAAAGAAG ATGGGATGGGTGATGAAAGAAGTGCTAAGACTATACTCGCCAGCACCAAATGCACAAAGACAAGCAAGAGAAGATATAAAGGTGGATGATATTGTTATCCCTAATGGAACCAACATCTGGATCGACGTCGTAGCAATGCACCACGATCCAACATTATGGGGCGATGATGTTAACGAGTTTAAGCCAGAAAGGTTTAAAGATGATCATTTATATGGTGGGTGTAAACACAAGATGGGATTTTTGCCATTCGGATTCGGAGGTAGGATGTGTGTTGGAAAGAATTTGACAATGATGGAATATAAAGTTATAGTAACACTTATGCTCACTAGGTTTTCCTTCTCCCTCTCATCAAATTATCGCCATTCACCTTCCATTTTGCTTTCTTTAAGGCCTAGATATGGACTGCCCCTCCTAGTTAAACCCCTCTAA